Genomic DNA from Hordeum vulgare subsp. vulgare chromosome 2H, MorexV3_pseudomolecules_assembly, whole genome shotgun sequence:
GTGTGAGCTAATTTTCGTCCAATGGTTAAGATCTTTAGATCCCGTTCTTCTGATTATTTGGCTTGTTCTGACTTGATATGCTCGCTATCATATCATCCTTTTCCACATTTAGTATGCGATTGCATGCTCTTCTGTAGCGTATGTTTCTGCTACTTTTTTTTAGTAAACACGAACCATACAGTATAAAGGGAAACCATTGCATGTGCAGGTAAGGATGATGATGTTGAAGGTCATAGCAAGGACTATTGGGCTGCATCACTTGGTTTTGTTGAACTTCTATCCATACCTTCAAAGATATGTTCAAGTATGTTACTTAACTGAGAGTATGCCTAGCTTGCATCAGCCTTTGAAAAATTACTAGTTTTATTCTATGCTGATATGGTCATAATCTTTTTCATCCTTATGCAATGCAGCCTCATCAACGAGATGTGACCACTCTACTTGCTGCAGCAGTACAGGCTTGCCATGAGATGGTTAGACACTACTTTTCTCCTGTATttgtagccaatgatgtcgcttctCTAGATATATTTAAAATACAATGGAATTAATTTGTATCGATTGCAGGTGCCTCCTGATGCTGTTGAACCGCTGTTCAAGCAGATAGTAAATCAATTTGTGCACGATCGTTCCCGTCCGGAGGTTTGCATGACTCGCTTATTCATCTTTTGGAATGTGTGTTTTCCTGGCTAATATGAGCATATGTGTAACTAATTCACTCCTTTCAGGCTATTGCTGTTGGCCTGAATGTTGTGAGAGAGATCTGCATGCGAATTCCATTGGTACTTAACTTGCTCTTCTCTGACATCTCAATTAGTACATTTACATGGTTTGCAGCTACCTTAAATCACTGACCTAGAATCATTATCCTGGTCATGTTGCATATTTTTCCTACCTTGTACCTTTGAATCCTCAGGGCTCAAGCTGAGGGGACACGTATGATTATACCATTGTGGTAATTAAATCATAAATTTTGGTTGTAGACTCGTGGATGGTAGACTGAAAAGATTGTGATAGTGGTGTAACTACAACTTTTAGGCATAACTAAGATGCATACATTTGGCCATATTTGACCACACTTAGTTTATTTTGGGCGTACATTTGGCTGCGTACAATAGACCCAAAGTGGTCGGACCCTTCCCCGGACCCTGCGCAAGCGGGAGCTACATGCACCGGGCTGCCCTttcttttttactattctaccatTATCGTCGATCTTAAGTTTGGCAAGTTTCATTGATGCTGTTCTTTTTATGCATGTAAAATACACATGCAGTCTTGCATACCTTGTGTCCTTGGGTGCTCTATGGATTCTAAAATGCACAGGAAGATAATCTTGGTTCGCTTACTCACCTAAGTTCCCTTGGTTCTTTCTCTAAATCTGCAGATGATGAATGAGGATCTACTCCAAGACCTTGTTTTATATAAGAAGTCCCACGAGAAAGCTGTTTCTATTGCCGCTCGCTCACTTATCACATTATTCAGGGAGGTCAGATATGTTCTCGCAGATTCTGTGTCTGTTTTGTCATTTACAGTTTTGTATCACTTAGCTAAACCTACTTTTGTTCTGAATACAGATCTGTCCTTCATTGTTAGTCAAGAAAGATCGTGGCCGTCCTATTGATCCAACTGCTCGGCCAAAAGCATTTGGAGAAACCACTATCGCTAGTGATGTGCCTGGAGCTGAGTTGCTAGATGAAGAGATGTCATTAGAAGGGGGTTCAGATGATGAGTCTGATGCTTTTGATTCCGATGATGAGGAAGTGTTGCCATCTGCGAGTGGTACCCTACAAAGTTTGGAGGGTTTATCAAACAAGCTTGATGCCGATGCAGCTAATGAAGGGGAAGAGGAAGTATCTGGGGAACAAGATGATGCAGACGAACTAGACGAGGATGATAGTGATGAAGATATGGATGAACTAGATGACGACTCTGACATGGATGGTGACACTGATGTATCTGATGAGGATGACGCCGAGGAGCTCAATGATGATTCAGAGAATGAAGACTCGGACCAGGAGGTTGAAGACAGTGATGAGGAGGATAAATCAAAGGGCAGTGGTTCCAATGTCCAGAAGAGGAAGTTGAGTGATTATATTGGACAACTTGATGCGGCAGATGCAAGCCTTCGAGCTCTGAAGAAGTTAGCAGGAGCCAAGAAGGCTGAAGCTTCAACAGATGAAGCAGGCAGAATTTTTGGCGATGATGATTTTAAGCGCATAAAAGAGCTCAAGGTACTCCACTTGTGTTAAACATCCATTGTGGTTCAAGCTGAATAGTACTTACCCTTGTTCGAAACTAGAATTGCTGTTAAGCGAACATTTTACTGAAAGTGTATATGAATTTCAGGCAAAGAAAGCAGCCAAGCTGGCTTTGGTTCAACATGGACTGAGCAAGGGTGACACAAGATCAGTGACCTTCAAACTTCCTTCTACTGATGAGCTTAGCTTGAAGCGGGTTGATCCATCACAGCTTGCGGTATCCTCTCGCTCCCCGCACACAAAATCACATACATTTTATCCTTCCCCACCCACCGCACGAGCAAAAGCACATACGCTTGACCTATATGAACTATTTATGCAGGCTCACGTCAAGAGGAAGATGACCAAGGAAGAGAGATTAGAGATGGTGAAAGCTGGAAGGGAGGACAGAGGAAAATACCAAGCAAGAGCAGCTATTAAGCAGAAAAAGGTAACCCGAGAACCTTATTTCCTTATATGTTACCCTGGGCCACATGTTCGTGGATTGTGAAAATGTGATCTCGTGCCATTTCAGATACGTTATTGATGTCTTAGCTTTCTCTTCTGGGAAATTGTTTGATCTTCTGTTCCTTGTCTGATAACTTTCTTTTTGGTGTCTGTCAGACGGGTGGCTCGAGCAATAAGCAGAAACAGCACCAGAAGAGGATGCCTCTGGCGGCAAAGAGAGCAAAGGCAGCGCGTTCTCGCCAGGAGAAGAAGACCAAAGCGAAGCACTCAGGAAAGCAGTTCAGGGGACGGAAGGCCTGGAAGTAATGGGGGCTCGAGTTTTGCTTCTTTGCAATTGGTGCCTGGAAATTTTGACTGTCATAAGGATATTGTGTCGATTATATTTACATCTGATATGCAGTTTACATGGCAAGGCCGTTGTTTTGTTTTTGGGGAAGAATGGAGCCTATAATTTCTTTGGAGGGTCTAGGCAACGAATTCTTGGACGTTTTTGCTGAATGAGTCATATGAATCCCGCTAATAGAACTGGCCTAAAAAATCACTGCCCTCTGTTTCTAACTATAAGACATTTTTGTAGTTCAATTTGAACACAAAAAACGTCTTTATACATTGCATAGTGCTGTTATATTTGAGACTGACCATAGTGGGGGTAACTTCAAGAGTAGAGCTGTATCAAGAGTAACATAGGGTTCAAGTCAGCAAATTTGTCTATGTGACAATGAGTTAACGAGGAAAGAGGTAAATTGAGTAACTCAGCTAGTTATTCATTCTATGAATAacataatactccctctgttcctaaatataagtctttctagaggtttcattaatagactatatacggatgtatatagacatattttagagtgtacatttaatcattttgcttcgtatgtagacacctagtgaaatcgtttaaaagacttatatttaggaaaggagggagtatatataaaGATAAAATGAGTCTATAACCTAATAAATAAAGCTTTGTATGCCACTACATGTTATCGTTATGAAGGTAGTAACATAGTCTAAGATAACGTTTAAGTATGTTATAAGTGTAAGGTACTCTGAACCGAACATGACATGCACGAGGGGATATCCATCCGGAAATAACATGATTCGAGTGTTTTTCTCATTAAGCTTGGCAGCATTTAATTAAAATGTTAGTCTCTCGACTCTGCATCTGCAGCATTTTGGAGGAGGGAGGTGCAGGTGTACGTAGTGTGGTGCAGGGTGCAAACAGCCGCCAGCGCAGAACAAAGCAAGCATGTGGATGGCCGGCGGTACATATGAatcatgatttttaattttttgcAGGGAATGAATAAATAAATGTGACGACCGGCGTATGGAAAAAAAAAAGACCTAATGTTTGTTGGTCCTTTGATTCATTGGATTGGATCCCATAGAATTTTTTTAGTGGAATCTTTTCTACTATATTTCATACCAGATCTAACATCCACTTTAaacttttttttatttgtttgtttTTTCTGTGATATCAAACACTCATTACTAATCTCGTAGGGTTCAAACTTTAAATGGACATGCCACTCCAACTGTATATTTTTTCTATTCCCACGTTTTTAAAATTCCacgaatcaaagaggcccttagTGGGAAACCTCTGATTCACCCGGTTGAAAAGAGAGGCTGAGTTCCCTCAAGATTAATCTTTCGCTCCTCCGCTAGATTAAAAACCTGCTCACATTTCCCCCAAGGGCAAGAAACTCACCAATCTCCTTCACCTAAAAAAGTAAGTAAACTCCGGAAAAAACTTGGCAAAGATGAGTTTCATTACACCCTCTGCAGCTTACATATATGAATAACAATTGATAGGGGCCAGGGGTAATCGGTTCATTCATCTCGTGTGTGTatatgatataataaccaagatcaATTAATACttccttcgttcttaaatataagttttttttaaagaTGTTAGTATAAGTATACACTATATACAAATATATATAGACATAGTTTAAAgtgtaaattcactcattttgttcgtcTGCAGTCTATAGTagaatttttaaaaatacttacatttaggacggaggaagtatatattTTCCTTCCTACATCTTACATGTACAGAAAAGCCTGGCCATATGCATATAATTGTCGAATTAAGTGAATATAATCTTCCCATGAAAGAGAAAGCAAGTAGCACCAAACTAACACAATCTCCCTCGGCCTGGCACTAGCTACCAACTCTTTCGGCCTGGGTTCCTGCATGATACAAACATATACCATAGGCTCTTTCGGCCTGGTACCTAAATACAAGtcgtttaagatatttcactaggtgtagaaagacttatatttaggaacgaaggaaaTATAAGTTGCACTTTTTTACGGTTAACTAAATGGCCAAGTAAATCAGGAGTGGAAAAGAACAGCTCGCCAGTTAACAGAACAATGGCAGATACCATACATGTGGTTAATGAGGTGAACGGTGCTGCAAGTACACAACCTATGGCCATCATCATATTTGATGCATCGCTCCTCCCTTGTTGACCAAGTGCCGGTGTCGAGGTGATATTGTCCAAGCGATTCGTCACCTAGGGGGTTAGGACGTATGATAGTGTCACCCCTAATGGTAGGCATAGCCTTGACATTGACACTGACACTGAGGTTCCTTCCGATGCCACCCTGACCCATCAAGAGAGCGTTTTCCCCGATGCTTGTTAGCGGGACAATTTTTCCTAGGATAAGATCATCTACTCTATAGACTTTTATGCCAGCCACGAGCAGGATCTCCGAGTCGCATTCCACTAACCCGAAAGGGTGGCCGATCTGATTCGCCCATAGGAGGATAACCTTGAGTGGCGGAAACGAAGACGGTATCGAGGTGAACCCATACATCTCATGAGGCGGGTCGACCTTGAAGATCCGCACTTCACCGGTAACCGTGAGCTTGTGCAGCATGTAAAGTCTCCCCCGGGACGATATGGCGGTCTCATTTGGGGAGAAACTCCAGGACGAGAGGAACTCCATTGATTGTCGTTGGTGGATGTTGGCTTttcaacgtgcgtatgcagctgtacaggcgtgcctacgtgattcttgcttcggccggctacttgacggaacttgcgtaactagcgacacgaataaaactgatcgatggatttgatggctaaaggcccgtgtcgagcctttgctttgtattgcttatcgtttttctggtgttacaatcaacacccctagggtgtcttttatacacgtccacaagggactatggaaatagactaggactaggaatcctaatactactaggactcggtttggctttctttcctaatcctacatgagcaacatgattaacatctacattcacctccttaatcttgttgcttgacttcacttcttgcactccgactttcctcctcatctcgatgaacttctgtcgaccgagggacttggtgaaaatatcggcaagttggtctttcgtgttcacatgttgaacctcgatcaacccttcttcaatgcactcccggatatggtggaaccgggtatctatgtgcttgctcctttcgtgatgaaccggatttttgcacaacgagattgcagcttggttatcgatcttcagtgacaccttctgcacctcccgctttgcaagaatagctaggagtcttctcagccacactgcttgacaagccgccgtgcttgccgctatgtattctgcctcgcatgaagacagtgccaccaccttttgcttctgagaattccagctaatcggattcgggccaaggtagaaaaccatgcccgttgtgctctttcggtcatcaacatcacctgccatgtcgctatctgaatatccacgaaggatcaatccttccttttcctttctgtacgtgcaaccaagattaatggtgcctttcacatagcgcaagatttgattgaccgcgctcatgtgctcggttgtcggattctccatgaaacgactcactatcccgactgaataagccaagtcaggtcgggtatgcaccaaatatcttaggctgcccacaacgcttcgatacattgtggtgtccaccggcggatttgagctacgcttgctcaacttgtgacgttggtccattggaacttgtgtcgcgtagcaatctgacatgccacacttgtccaataacttgaccgcgtaagccgattgacatagggaaatctctccggagctttgcttcacttcgatgcccaagtaatagctgagtaatcccagatcactcatgctaaacttgttcttcatttgcgccttgaaacgttcaatttcttgtacgctatctccggtgataatcagatcgtcgacataaactccaactagcaggtttgagcctttggagttctttgtatagactgcgtgctcgaggggacatctcttgaacccgagcgagaccagacttcggtctaactttgagttccaagctcttggcgcttgcttcaacccgtaaagtgccttcttgagcttgtaaactttcccttcttcgcctttcttctcgtagccgaggggttgttccacgtacacttcttctgtgagatcgccgttgaggaaagcggatttaacatccatatgatgaaccttccaatcctcttgtgctgccaaagctaggagcactctcaccgtctcgattcgagcaaccggtgcaaacacctcatcatagtcaactccttgacgttgaacgtagccctttgcaacgagtcttgccttgtacttcacaatggcaccctccgtgtccttctttaacttgtaaacccacttcaaacctatcgtcttttggtttggaggtcgggttaccaaagtccacgtgccattgctctcaattgccttcatctcctcatccatggcgtgcgtccagctaggactttttctcgcctctacgaagttcgccggctcctcaactccgaacagacatagtccggagtactcgagcataactggctttgtgtacttgtagactttcttgagggtcttgtagcgacgaggccctgaggagtccgttgtggcttgcgaaggaggcgacacaaattgtgtcggcgttgatgcacttgaggaagacggctgagaccttgatgtgtcatcgacatccgtgtcgtcggcgtagtcgtcgtgaccgtgaccatcatcttgattgtcgtcgtcactatgcgcctcattgtcgatgttgtcgtcgagatctccgcctgtgtcgtgcgcggcgttgtcgctatctccttgcgacctatgcgcgtcgtcgtcggtgtcggcaccatgatgatcactaccgttgtggtcaccttggttgggcgtcttgccaatcacctggacatcctcccctgcatcatcatcagttggaaattcaactgcaaatatgttactgtttggagcatcgtcggctgcggcgctccaattccacgcttggttttcttcaaacacgacgtcgcgtgaaatccgtagacgcttggtttgtggatcgtagaaacggtaggccttggtgccagaactgctctcatatccgatgaacaccatcttggtgctacgatcggcaagctttgagaggtgcggctccgccgtcttcacatgtgccacacacccaaatgtccgtagatgagacacattcggcttacgtccgtaaattgcttcatacggagtcttgccgatcaccgccttcgttggagcccggttgagaagatagaccgccgtcgagacagcttctccccaaaaggtccctggcaggttcttgctcttgagtaaactccttgccatgtcaacgacggttcgattgcgcctttcaacgaccccattctgctgcggcgtgtaaggtgccgtgaggaacctctttatgccaatcttctcgcagtagtcgttgaactcattcgacgtaaactctccgccgcgatctgtccgtagagcgcgaaccttcagcttgtgttccatctctgttgcagccttcagcttcttgaatgcttcaaacgcctcatctttagaccgtaggagaacgacccacatatatctcgagtagtcatctaccacaaggaagaagtacttctttcctccgtgagttgccggggtgatagggccacatagatcaccatggagcagctcgagtgcatcacttgcacgataggtagactgagcagggaacggcctgcggtgctgttttccaaccaagcacccgtcacatactcgatcaacatggtcgataactggcatccctgataccatctccatctttgacatcttcttcaaggcgtagaagttaacatgtccaaatctagcatgccataaccacgaatcatcatcactcttggcgagccaacactccggctgagattgatcaaggttgaggatatagagcctgtttcgtgtgcgactaacacgagttagcacgttccggaggttgtcgaagatcgtcatcactccgttctcgatatccaccttgcatccattctcgtcaagtttcccgatagagatgatgttgttgcgaagccgtgggatgtagtacactccggtgagtatgcgatgttcgcctgtgagaccctcgaagaggacagatccttgcccacaaatctccacatttgaaccatcaccaaacttgaccgagccttcaacatcatattccagctcgagaaatttctccttgcatcccgtcatgtggttactggcacccgtgtcgagataccacgacacgttgtgatccccggataacttaggtgtcacattcttctcatgaagtagcaccttccggcttggtttcacaaccactgtttcagcgagatcacaaacttcggccatcagaagacctggaccttcgtcttcctcctttgccaaatttgccttgatctcccgcttgtcaggctccggacaattctttgcaaagtgacccatctcgttgcagttatagcacttgacctcggacatatccaagttccgttgcttccgccctttagatcggtctgccttaccacgaccttgtggttggccttttcctttgccttctccggtttgtccgccgcgcgttgcgttgcttgagccttcgttgccatcacgccttcctttgctacttggggactcccaatctgtacgcgagtacatgagttggtcactacctcctccgttgccttttcgacagccacgagcattctcttcccacgtccgcaggcgtccaatcgcctccgttatggtcatgtcgtcgatgtcgtaaagctgctcgagtgtgccgatgatgtacgtgaatttgtcagtcactgaactgaaaaatttctccacaatctcggtctcctcgagctttgcaccaagcgcgcggatctctcccaccaaagtagtaagacgcatggcatagtcgttcaccgattcagtttcctccatctgcaacttgtgaaattggcgcttcagcacttgtgcccgagccttggtgacgcgatcttctccgatcctcatctccttgagtgcgttccatgcctctcttgccgtctcgaactccgccaatgtcattagcacggaatccggcacggactgggctatggcggccatggcaccttcgtcggactcgtcatcgacgtcgtcgtccgtgattgcctgccacactcgaagggttcggagaataatcttcatcttcaccgcccacacgccatagttggcgtcggtgagcatcgggtactggatggggatgttgcgatgcgcctggacgttggcgccgctcgttcctccaccactggttgctgacttgacgcccttcttcaccttgtcgccgttcttgttcgccttggcaccgcttttgccggacttgaccgactcaacgTCGCTGtctgtcatcgtagatcgtagatcgtcgaggctctagataccaattgttggcttttcaacgtgcgtatgcagctgtacaggcgtgcctacgtgattcttgcttcggccggctacttgacggaacttgcgtaactagcgacacgaataaaactgatcgatggatttgatggttaaaggcccgtgtcgagcctttgctttgtattgcttttcgtttttctggtgttacaatcaacacccctagggtgtcttttatacacgtccataagggactatggaaatagactaggactaggaatcctaatactactaggactcggtttggctttctttcctaatcctacatgagcaacatgattaacatctacagtGGAAGCAAAGAGTACGCGAGACATGCGCGGAAgcaccatcatcatcatggcGACTCCATTGGCACTAATGCTCAAGGaggccgtcgcgctgccgggcaGCAGAATATTAGGACGCAAGCCATTGCCATCTGGATTATTCGATCCCAGGGTTACCGTGTGATAGGTAATGGGCGGGAACTTGGCAACGTCCCCCGTGAAGGGGTGAAGGAGGCTGATGACGTCGTGTTGGTCACCGCATTGCcgctgaagaaggagaaggccttCGACCGGGCAGAGGATGAGATGGCCCTCGAGAAGAGGAACCCGAGGGCGGACAAACACTCCGGTGTCGAGGTTGAGGAAACGCTTCCTGCCGTCTCTGAGGTGGAGTCCATGGCCGTCGGGCAGCATCATCCATCGACGCGGATGGAAGCGCGGGTCGGCGATGCCGCGCCCGCGTGGGCAGATGGTACTGGACCGCCAGTGCATGCACACGGCGCGGAAGCGGACGTAGTCGAGCAGGTCTCCGGCTAGCACCCGCTGGCCGACCAGCTCTACCAAATCAGCGGGCAGAAACATGCCGCCGGAGGCAACCGTGTGATGATTGCTGGAGGGCGTTTGCTTGCAGTACGCCGAGGAGGACTTCGATCTAGCGATCCTCGATCATCGTCTAGGTTCTTTCCTGTATTTCCTCCGTAAGAAAACCTTCGATTGA
This window encodes:
- the LOC123427959 gene encoding protein SDA1 homolog, encoding MRQHAPAYTPEAASASATGGAGERHSLPALQAKMKRDPEGYETELRQLQRHFESSVFLFRQQSALSSSSSGGGGGGETAKELGDLALFLAHVAPFYPNDLADLPDQIGGLLDTNARALPSGLRVHLVQALILLVNRKIVDLEDTMELFMELQVIGDRAVKKLAFSHIVHSIRRMNQKHKNEAKNRKLQGILFKLVQGEEESRAKRAFTILCDLHRRRVWFDDRTANAICDACFHPSSRLMTSAISLLIGYENVEQEDDSDASSEDEAIQNPNIILSKEDVYKANHKGTSASKKKKKAKLERVVRSMKRQQRKSNEETGSNYYSPLTYLKDPQGFAEKLFSRLQKCNERFEVRMMMLKVIARTIGLHHLVLLNFYPYLQRYVQPHQRDVTTLLAAAVQACHEMVPPDAVEPLFKQIVNQFVHDRSRPEAIAVGLNVVREICMRIPLMMNEDLLQDLVLYKKSHEKAVSIAARSLITLFREICPSLLVKKDRGRPIDPTARPKAFGETTIASDVPGAELLDEEMSLEGGSDDESDAFDSDDEEVLPSASGTLQSLEGLSNKLDADAANEGEEEVSGEQDDADELDEDDSDEDMDELDDDSDMDGDTDVSDEDDAEELNDDSENEDSDQEVEDSDEEDKSKGSGSNVQKRKLSDYIGQLDAADASLRALKKLAGAKKAEASTDEAGRIFGDDDFKRIKELKAKKAAKLALVQHGLSKGDTRSVTFKLPSTDELSLKRVDPSQLAAHVKRKMTKEERLEMVKAGREDRGKYQARAAIKQKKTGGSSNKQKQHQKRMPLAAKRAKAARSRQEKKTKAKHSGKQFRGRKAWK